Genomic DNA from Pelosinus sp. UFO1:
TATTTTATTAAGTTGGCAATTCCAGTACTTTTTTAATAATCCCTCATTCCATGTATAGATAATTTATTTATTATTACTTATGTTGTGCTAAAAAACAAAAAAAATAACAGGGTTATTTACCCTGTTATTTTCGTTCTATTTCAAATCACTAATTTTTTATCTTTATTGTTCAGACTTATTTAAATTTTCCTTTAAATGGCCGATACGCCCGTGGAGGTTGTAATATTTCGGCAAAAATCACACCATTTTGGATCACACTCTCACTTAACTTTCCTTCCCAAGGGGATAATTCTTTCTCTATATTTACAAGCTCATTTTTATCAGTTACATTAGAGGATATTTGAGAACTATGTGCATGAGTTGTATCTATCAGCAAACTTTCTTCATAATCATTCTCCATAGGAGGTAAAACTTGTTCCACAGATACCTTGCTTACTTTTTTTGACTTTATGTAATGCCGCCATAGGGGAGGAATTAAGTACATAGCCGCAATTAATGCTAAAGGTAATATATTATCCATAGTATCACCTATTTCCTAGGTTCTTCAATTTTATTTGAAGAAGGAGGTATTGCAGGTCCAGACTTACTAATTGTTTCACGCATTTGAGTATCTGCCATAATATTGTTCATATTATAATAATCCATAACCCCAATACGGCCTTCTGTTAATGCTACAGAAAGTGCGTGAGGAATTTGAGCTTGCGCTTCTACCACCTTGGCCTGCATTTCCTGAGTATATGCTTTCATTTCTTGTTCATTGGCAACAGCCATAGCCCTACGTTCTTCCGCTTTCGCTTGTGCAATTCGCTTTTCCGCCTCTGCTTGGTCGGTCAATAATTCAGCGCCAATATTACGTCCTACGTCCACATCAGCAATATCAATGGATAATATTTCAAAAGCGGTACCTGCATCAAGCCCTTTTGCTAATACAGTGCGTGAAATATGATCTGGGTTAGCTAATACGTCTTTATGATCTTGTGATGAGCCAACAGTCGTAATGATCCCCTCACCTACTCTAGCTAAAACAGTGGCCTCCCCAGCACCGCCAACTAAGCGATCAATATTGGCTCGCACTGTCACTCGTGCCTTAACCTTTAGCTCAATACCATTTTTTGCTACAGCCGCAACTACTGGTGTCTCAATGACTTTAGGATTAACACTCATTTGCACGGCTTCCAAAACATTTCTTCCTGCCAAATCAATAGCGGCAGCTCGTGCAAAAGGTAAGGGAATTTCAGCCCGATGGGCAGCAATTAAAGCATCAACTACACGGTCTACATTACCACCAGCTAAATAATGAGCTTCTAATTGATTAACATTCACGTCGAGTCCCGCTTTGTTCGCCTTAATTAGCGGCAAAACGATATTTGCTGGAGGTACACGCCTAAGCCGCATACCAACCAAAGTGATAATACCAACTCTCACCCCTGCAGCAATGGCTGAAATCCATAATCCAAGGGGGACAAAATGTAAAAATATACTAATACCAATAACAACCAATAGCACTAGAAATAAGGG
This window encodes:
- the floA gene encoding flotillin-like protein FloA (flotillin-like protein involved in membrane lipid rafts), with the protein product MISMIGPLFLVLLVVIGISIFLHFVPLGLWISAIAAGVRVGIITLVGMRLRRVPPANIVLPLIKANKAGLDVNVNQLEAHYLAGGNVDRVVDALIAAHRAEIPLPFARAAAIDLAGRNVLEAVQMSVNPKVIETPVVAAVAKNGIELKVKARVTVRANIDRLVGGAGEATVLARVGEGIITTVGSSQDHKDVLANPDHISRTVLAKGLDAGTAFEILSIDIADVDVGRNIGAELLTDQAEAEKRIAQAKAEERRAMAVANEQEMKAYTQEMQAKVVEAQAQIPHALSVALTEGRIGVMDYYNMNNIMADTQMRETISKSGPAIPPSSNKIEEPRK